In Lemur catta isolate mLemCat1 chromosome 1, mLemCat1.pri, whole genome shotgun sequence, one DNA window encodes the following:
- the SLC35F4 gene encoding solute carrier family 35 member F4 isoform X2, whose product MAITGIVMMAYADNFHADSIIGVAFAVGSASTSALYKVLFKMFLGSANFGEAAHFVSTLGFFNLIFISFTPVILYFTKVEHWSSFAALPWGCLCGMAGLWLAFNILVNVGVVLTYPILISIGTVLSVPGNAAVDLLKQEVIFNVVRLAATIIICIGFLLMLLPEEWDEITLRFINSLKEKKSEEHVEDVTDASAHLRGRSRANGTVSIPLA is encoded by the exons ATGGCCATTACTGGCATCGTCATGATGGCGTATGCAGATAATTTCCACGCTGATTCGATCATAGGAGTGGCATTTGCAGTGGGCTCAGCCTCTACATCTGCATTATATAAG gttttgtttaaaatgtttcttgGAAGTGCCAACTTTGGCGAAGCCGCACACTTTGTCTCAACCTTGGGCTTCTTCAATTTGATCTTCATCTCCTTCACCCCAGTCATCTTGTATTTCACCAAAGTGGAGCACTGGTCTTCTTttgcagctctgccgtggggcTGTCTCTGTGGGATGGCAGGGCTGTGGCTGG CCTTCAACATCCTGGTGAACGTCGGTGTGGTGCTGACATACCCAATCCTAATCTCCATTGGGACAGTGCTCAGCGTTCCTGGAAATGCAG CTGTGGATCTCCTGAAGCAGGAGGTGATATTCAACGTGGTCCGCCTGGCTGCTACCATCATCATCTGCATTGGGTTTCTGCTGATGCTGCTGCCTGAAGAGTGGGATGAAATTACCCTCAGATTCATCAACAGTCTCAAGGAAAAGAAGAGTGAGGAGCATGTGGAGGACGTGACTGATGCCAGTGCACACCTGCGAGGCAGAAGCAGAGCCAATGGGACAGTGTCTATACCACTGGCCTAG